From Scleropages formosus chromosome 25, fSclFor1.1, whole genome shotgun sequence, a single genomic window includes:
- the ndufa11 gene encoding NADH dehydrogenase [ubiquinone] 1 alpha subcomplex subunit 11 yields the protein MGYWELKEGKDCVQKTWITTKLGTALGLVGSAYHIVAFQPDSALQAVQRAAAGTVTMASLGAIFGMATCLSAQVRDAPEDPLNYFVGGCAAGAFLGARTHSAMTGTTACLGLGALAMLTKVGKKEGWRLTGPPKL from the exons ATGGGCTACTGGGAGCTGAAAGAGGGGAAGGACTGTGTGCAGAAGACGTGGATCACGACGAAACTGGGAACTGCGCTCG GCCTGGTGGGCTCCGCCTACCACATCGTAGCCTTCCAGCCGGACTCGGCGCTGCAGGCTGTTCAGAGGGCGGCGGCCGGAACCGTGACCATGG CGTCCCTGGGGGCGATCTTCGGCATGGCCACCTGCCTGAGCGCCCAGGTGCGCGACGCCCCCGAGGACCCCCTCAACTACTTCGTAGGCGGCTGTGCAGCGGGAGCCTTCCTGGGAGCACGAA CCCACAGCGCCATGACGGGCACCACGGCGTGTCTCGGCCTCGGCGCCCTGGCCATGCTCACCAAGGTGGGAAAGAAGGAAGGCTGGAGGTTAACGGGACCCCCAAAGCTGTga
- the larp6b gene encoding la-related protein 6b isoform X2 yields MNSMSSPLAELLRAGLSFSEDCSVPRMVASSPNEDGLYDSLDGSSTELTDVFEEDFFEGEPWSPPEAELCRRVCIQLERYFSDESLAEDAFLLKHVQKNRMGYVSLKLLTSFKKVRELTRDWRTTLVAARSSSLLQVNEEGTKVRRREPLPEWLLCVPTSKLLLAWNLLGDPGAEERATLGLEPLESQALMEKAMRLFGSYGAIASLRVLRPGKELPAELRRYAKRHGELGRRVCAVIEFEYLEGARRAYEALRGAVAERGVRVALLGSRGSRKLSLSQDECRNLAEDGEGDGERGAPRRSARKAKHPLFSLEDSALCSSSESDFTPASPKPVRRVTRPQSLYGSPLAIPHPSSFYGDPFSNPLASPLGSPLMPRRLFVGGTPSPLAAPELCSSLGPSGRGSSCCEGECSQDGRGSGSPWVQRRQSAAHGSYLESVAPAGAVSPRKPCVAVKVLRQPLGPDGSRGFYNCLGRGKLQLRQ; encoded by the exons ATGAACAG CATGTCGTCTCCTTTAGCGGAGCTCCTTCGAGCTGGACTCTCCTTCTCTGAGGACTGCTCAGTCCCACGCATGGTGGCGTCGTCGCCCAACGAAGATGGGCTGTACGACAGCCTGGATGG GAGCTCCACGGAACTGACGGACGTCTTTGAAGAGGATTTCTTTGAGGGAGAGCCATGGAGCCCCCCAGAAGCTGAGCTCTGCCGCAGGGTGTGCATCCAGCTGGAGCGCTACTTTTCGGACGAAAGCCTGGCCGAGGACGCTTTCCTCCTGAAGCACGTGCAGAAGAACCGCATGGGCTACGTGAGCCTCAAGTTATTGACATCCTTCAAAAAG GTGCGGGAGCTGACTCGAGACTGGCGCACCACGCTGGTTGCGGCCCGGAGCTCTTCTTTACTGCAGGTGAACGAGGAGGGCACCAAGGTGCGCCGGCGGGAGCCCTTGCCCGAGTGGCTGCTCTGCGTCCCCACCAGCAAGCTGCTGCTAGCCTGGAACCTGCTGGGGGACCCCGGGGCCGAGGAGCGTGCCACACTGGGCCTGGAGCCGCTCGAGTCCCAGGCCCTCATGGAGAAGGCCATGCGGCTGTTCGGCTCCTACGGCGCCATCGCCTCCCTGCGCGTCCTGCGCCCGGGGAAGGAGCTCCCCGCCGAGCTGCGGCGCTACGCCAAGCGGCACGGGGAGCTGGGGCGCAGGGTGTGCGCCGTCATCGAGTTCGAGTACCTGGAGGGTGCGCGGCGGGCGTACGAGGCGCTGCGGGGGGCCGTGGCCGAGAGGGGCGTGCGAGTGGCGCTCCTGGGCAGCAGGGGCTCCCGTAAGCTGAGCCTCAGCCAGGACGAGTGCAGAAACTTGGCGGAGGATGGCGAGGGAGACGGCGAGCGGGGCGCCCCCCGCAGGTCGGCCCGTAAGGCCAAGCACCCGCTCTTCTCGCTCGAGGACTCGGCCCTGTGCAGCTCCTCCGAGTCGGACTTCACGCCAGCCTCCCCCAAGCCGGTGCGGCGGGTGACGCGCCCACAGTCCCTGTACGGCAGCCCGCTCGCCATCCCTCACCCGTCTTCCTTCTACGGTGACCCGTTCAGCAACCCCCTGGCCAGCCCCCTGGGGAGCCCGCTGATGCCCCGCAGGCTGTTCGTGGGCGGGACCCCATCCCCGCTGGCGGCTCCGGAGCTGTGCAGCAGCCTGGGGCCGAGCGGTAGGGGCAGCAGCTGCTGCGAGGGGGAATGCTCCCAGGACGGCAGGGGTAGCGGCAGTCCCTGGGTTCAGCGGCGGCAGTCGGCCGCTCACGGCTCCTACCTGGAGAGCGTGGCCCCCGCAGGCGCCGTGTCCCCCAGGAAGCCATGCGTAGCGGTGAAAGTGCTGCGTCAGCCGCTGGGCCCCGACGGCTCCAGAGGCTTCTACAACTGCCTGGGCAGAGGGAAGCTGCAGCTGAGGCAGTAG
- the larp6b gene encoding la-related protein 6b isoform X1 translates to MGYVGGREPQRVQRVDEIRARLRCGTPRLPSSASTQYGRNGFGETLSSYARPCTVRIDSSAQLQRSRSARERTELQNLPAALDYDQRSSAHNMSSPLAELLRAGLSFSEDCSVPRMVASSPNEDGLYDSLDGSSTELTDVFEEDFFEGEPWSPPEAELCRRVCIQLERYFSDESLAEDAFLLKHVQKNRMGYVSLKLLTSFKKVRELTRDWRTTLVAARSSSLLQVNEEGTKVRRREPLPEWLLCVPTSKLLLAWNLLGDPGAEERATLGLEPLESQALMEKAMRLFGSYGAIASLRVLRPGKELPAELRRYAKRHGELGRRVCAVIEFEYLEGARRAYEALRGAVAERGVRVALLGSRGSRKLSLSQDECRNLAEDGEGDGERGAPRRSARKAKHPLFSLEDSALCSSSESDFTPASPKPVRRVTRPQSLYGSPLAIPHPSSFYGDPFSNPLASPLGSPLMPRRLFVGGTPSPLAAPELCSSLGPSGRGSSCCEGECSQDGRGSGSPWVQRRQSAAHGSYLESVAPAGAVSPRKPCVAVKVLRQPLGPDGSRGFYNCLGRGKLQLRQ, encoded by the exons ATGGGCTACGTAGGTGGGCGAGAGCCGCAGAGGGTGCAGCGAGTGGACGAAATACGCGCAAGGCTTCGTTGCGGCACACCGCGTCTCCCTTCCAGCGCGTCCACGCAATATGGAAGGAACGGCTTCGGCGAAACGCTGTCCTCCTATGCCCGTCCCTGTACTGTGCGCATCGACTCCTCTGCGCAGTTACAACGCAGCCGCAGCGCCCGCGAGCGCACCGAGCTCCAGAATCTTCCGGCAGCACTCGATTACGATCAGCGAAGCTCCGCCCACAA CATGTCGTCTCCTTTAGCGGAGCTCCTTCGAGCTGGACTCTCCTTCTCTGAGGACTGCTCAGTCCCACGCATGGTGGCGTCGTCGCCCAACGAAGATGGGCTGTACGACAGCCTGGATGG GAGCTCCACGGAACTGACGGACGTCTTTGAAGAGGATTTCTTTGAGGGAGAGCCATGGAGCCCCCCAGAAGCTGAGCTCTGCCGCAGGGTGTGCATCCAGCTGGAGCGCTACTTTTCGGACGAAAGCCTGGCCGAGGACGCTTTCCTCCTGAAGCACGTGCAGAAGAACCGCATGGGCTACGTGAGCCTCAAGTTATTGACATCCTTCAAAAAG GTGCGGGAGCTGACTCGAGACTGGCGCACCACGCTGGTTGCGGCCCGGAGCTCTTCTTTACTGCAGGTGAACGAGGAGGGCACCAAGGTGCGCCGGCGGGAGCCCTTGCCCGAGTGGCTGCTCTGCGTCCCCACCAGCAAGCTGCTGCTAGCCTGGAACCTGCTGGGGGACCCCGGGGCCGAGGAGCGTGCCACACTGGGCCTGGAGCCGCTCGAGTCCCAGGCCCTCATGGAGAAGGCCATGCGGCTGTTCGGCTCCTACGGCGCCATCGCCTCCCTGCGCGTCCTGCGCCCGGGGAAGGAGCTCCCCGCCGAGCTGCGGCGCTACGCCAAGCGGCACGGGGAGCTGGGGCGCAGGGTGTGCGCCGTCATCGAGTTCGAGTACCTGGAGGGTGCGCGGCGGGCGTACGAGGCGCTGCGGGGGGCCGTGGCCGAGAGGGGCGTGCGAGTGGCGCTCCTGGGCAGCAGGGGCTCCCGTAAGCTGAGCCTCAGCCAGGACGAGTGCAGAAACTTGGCGGAGGATGGCGAGGGAGACGGCGAGCGGGGCGCCCCCCGCAGGTCGGCCCGTAAGGCCAAGCACCCGCTCTTCTCGCTCGAGGACTCGGCCCTGTGCAGCTCCTCCGAGTCGGACTTCACGCCAGCCTCCCCCAAGCCGGTGCGGCGGGTGACGCGCCCACAGTCCCTGTACGGCAGCCCGCTCGCCATCCCTCACCCGTCTTCCTTCTACGGTGACCCGTTCAGCAACCCCCTGGCCAGCCCCCTGGGGAGCCCGCTGATGCCCCGCAGGCTGTTCGTGGGCGGGACCCCATCCCCGCTGGCGGCTCCGGAGCTGTGCAGCAGCCTGGGGCCGAGCGGTAGGGGCAGCAGCTGCTGCGAGGGGGAATGCTCCCAGGACGGCAGGGGTAGCGGCAGTCCCTGGGTTCAGCGGCGGCAGTCGGCCGCTCACGGCTCCTACCTGGAGAGCGTGGCCCCCGCAGGCGCCGTGTCCCCCAGGAAGCCATGCGTAGCGGTGAAAGTGCTGCGTCAGCCGCTGGGCCCCGACGGCTCCAGAGGCTTCTACAACTGCCTGGGCAGAGGGAAGCTGCAGCTGAGGCAGTAG
- the lonp1 gene encoding lon protease homolog, mitochondrial — MAACTRMCAALRHVKRSGSFLRGAPRPSTGSAALQQRVRSAHDLSVRSPPWRRRLDAVLSAAAPPRRQQAEARRFFGSRASGFSGEDGPDSGGGGHEAGDGAEGPDGADGADRGAHFVAAQMSALTPLVVPEVFPHVPLIAVSRNPVFPRFIKIIEVKNKPLVELLRRKVTLAQPYAGVFLKKDDSDESDVAESLDSIYATGTFVQIHEMQDLGDKLRMIVMGHRRIRINKQLDVEPVEPEDPAPAGLQEAEDGALAKGPGRRRRAQRRDGLSLADAAEEGVRKAGLGSEPVGALPSSSEILMVEVENVTHEDFQVTEEVKALTAEIVKTIRDIIALNPLYRESVLQMMQAGQRVVDNPIYLSDMGAALTGAESHELQDVLEETNIPKRLYKALSLLKKEYELSKLQQRLGREVEEKIKQTHRKYLLQEQLKIIKKELGLEKEDKDAIEEKFRERLKERTVPQHVMDVIDEELNKLSLLDNHSSEFNVTRNYLDWLTSMPWGKNSEENLELSRAKEVLEEDHYGMEDVKKRILEFIAVSQLRGSTQGKILCFYGPPGVGKTSIARSIARALNREYFRFSVGGMTDVAEIKGHRRTYVGAMPGKIIQCLKKTKTENPLVLIDEVDKIGRGYQGDPSSALLELLDPEQNANFLDHYLDVPVDLSKVLFICTANVVDTIPEPLRDRMEMINVSGYVPQEKLAIAERYLVPQLRGLCGLDERKATISSEALGVLIRQYCRESGVRNLQKQVEKVFRKVAFRIVSGEESAIRVTADNLQDYVGKPVFTVDRMYDVTPPGVVMGLAWTAMGGSTLFIETSLRRPREAPAKEGPRDGSLEVTGQLGDVMKESAKIAYTFARAFLMEKQPDDDFLVGSHLHLHVPEGATPKDGPSAGCTIVTALLSLATNTPVRQNVAMTGEVSLTGKILPVGGIKEKTIAAKRAGVTCIILPSENKKDFSDLPEFVSEGLEVHFVDHYRQIYDVVFPRH, encoded by the exons ATGGCCGCGTGCACGAGGATGTGCGCTGCGCTGCGGCACGTGAAGCGGAGCGGATCGTTTCTGCGCGGGGCGCCGCGGCCCTCGACGGGGTCTGCGGCCCTCCAGCAGCGCGTGCGCTCCGCCCACGATCTCTCCGTCCGATCGCCGCCCTGGAGGAGACGCCTGGACGCCGTCCTCAGCGCTGCTGCTCCCCCCCGGCGGCAGCAGGCTGAGGCGAGGCGCTTCTTCGGGAGCCGGGCGAGCGGCTTCTCCGGGGAGGACGGGCCAgacagcggcggcggcggccacGAAGCGGGGGACGGGGCCGAGGGGCCCGACGGAGCGGACGGGGCCGATCGCGGCGCGCACTTCGTGGCCGCGCAGATGAGCGCGCTCACGCCGCTCGTGGTGCCCGAGGTGTTCCCGCACGTGCCGCTGATCGCCGTGAGCCGCAACCCGGTGTTCCCGCGCTTCATCAAGATCATCGAG GTGAAGAACAAGCCCCTGGTGGAGCTGCTCCGGAGGAAGGTGACTCTGGCCCAGCCGTACGCCGGGGTCTTTCTCAAGAAGGATGACAG CGACGAGTCGGACGTCGCGGAGAGCCTGGACTCCATCTACGCGACGGGGACCTTTGTGCAGATCCACGAGATGCAGGACTTGGGTGACAAGCTGCGCATGATCGTCATGGGCCACCGCAG GATTCGCATCAACAAGCAGCTGGATGTGGAGCCCGTGGAGCCCGAGGACCCCGCGCCCGCCGGCCTTCAGGAAGCTGAGGACGGGGCCCTGGCCAAGGGCCCGGGCCGCAGGAGGAGGGCACAGCGCAGGGACGGCCTCTCGTTGGCTGACGCCGCAGAGGAGGGCGTGCGGAAGGCAGGGCTGGGGTCGGAACCCGTCGGGGCGCTGCCCTCCTCCTCGGAGATTCtcatggtggaggtggagaacGTGACGCACGAGGACTTCCAGGTCACGGAGGAGGTCAAG GCCCTGACTGCAGAAATAGTGAAGACCATCCGTGACATCATCGCCCTGAACCCACTCTACAG ggaGTCTGTCCTCCAGATGATGCAAGCTGGACAGAGGGTCGTGGACAACCCGATTTACCTGAGTGACATGGGCGCCGCGCTCACCGGGGCCGAGTCCCATGAGCTGCAGGACGTGCTGGAAGAGACCAAT ATCCCCAAACGCCTCTACAAGGCCCTGTCCCTCCTCAAGAAGGAGTACGAGCTGAGCAAGCTGCAGCAGCGCCTCGGCAGGGAG GTGGAGGAGAAGATCAAGCAGACGCACAGGAAATACCTCCTCCAGGAGCAGCTGAAGATCATCAAGAAGGAGCTGGGCCTGGAGAAGGAGGACAAGGACGCCATCGAGGAGAAGTTCCGCGAGAGGCTCAAGGAACGCACGGTGCCGCAGCACGTCATGGACGTGATCGACGAGGAGCTCAACAAGCTCAGCCTGCTGGACAATCACTCGTCCGAGTTCAA CGTGACGCGCAACTACCTGGACTGGCTCACCTCGATGCCCTGGGGCAAGAACAGCGAGGAGAACCTGGAGCTGAGCCGAGCCAAGGAGGTGCTGGAGGAGGACCACTACGGCATGGAGGACGTGAAGAAGCGCATCCTG GAGTTCATAGCCGTCAGTCAGCTGCGAGGCTCCACCCAGGGGAAGATACTGTGCTTCTACGGTCCGCCGGGCGTCGGCAAGACCAGCATCGCCCGCTCCATCGCCCGCGCCCTCAACCGGGAGTACTTCCGCTTCAGCGTGGGCGGCATGACGGACGTGGCCGAGATCAAGGGCCACAG GCGAACCTACGTGGGAGCCATGCCCGGGAAGATCATCCAGTGTCTGAAGAAGACCAAAACGGAGAACCCGCTGGTCCTCATCGATGAG GTGGACAAAATTGGCCGCGGTTACCAAGGCGACCCTTCCTCCGCTCTGCTCGAACTCCTGGACCCAGAGCAGAACGCCAACTTCCTGGACCACTACCTGGATGTGCCCGTGGACCTGTCCAAG GTTCTCTTCATCTGCACAGCCAACGTGGTGGACACGATCCCAGAGCCACTGCGCGACCGCATGGAGATGATCAATGTGTCCGGATACGTGCCCCAGGAGAAGCTGGCCATCGCAGAG AGGTACCTGGTGCCCCAGCTGCGCGGTCTCTGCGGGCTGGACGAGCGGAAGGCGACCATCTCCTCGGAGGCCCTCGGTGTCCTCATCAGGCAATACTGCAGGGAGAGCGGCGTGCGGAACCTGCAGAAGCAGGTGGAGAAG GTGTTCCGGAAGGTGGCGTTCCGTATCGTGAGCGGCGAGGAGAGCGCCATTCGCGTCACAGCCGACAACCTGCAGGACTACGTGGGGAAGCCTGTGTTCACCGTGGACAGGATGTACGATGTCACTCCGCCGGGGGTCGTCATGGGCCTGGCCTGGACAGCCATGG GAGGCTCCACGCTCTTCATTGAGACGTCCCTACGGAGGCCCCGCGAGGCCCCAGCCAAGGAGGGCCCCCGCGACGGCTCCCTCGAGGTCACGGGTCAGCTGGGCGACGTGATGAAGGAAAGCGCCAAGATCGCCTACACTTTTGCGCGCGCCTTCCTCATGGAGAAGCAGCCAGACGATGACTTCCTGGTGGGATCCCACCTTCACCTGCATGTCCCTGAG GGTGCCACGCCCAAAGATGGCCCGAGCGCCGGCTGCACCATTGTCACGGCGCTACTCTCGCTGGCCACCAACACGCCTGTCCGTCAGAACGTGGCCATGACTGGGGAGGTGTCCCTCACGGGAAAGATCCTGCCAGTGGGGGGCATCAAGGAGAAGACCATCGCG GCCAAGCGGGCTGGTGTGACCTGCATCATCCTCCCGAGTGAGAACAAGAAGGACTTCTCGGACCTGCCCGAGTTTGTGAGCGAGGGCCTCGAGGTGCACTTTGTCGATCACTACCGCCAGATCTACGACGTCGTCTTCCCCAGGCACTGA
- the mrpl34 gene encoding large ribosomal subunit protein bL34m — protein MKMNILRPAALLFCGVGRSSGGSALLSPLLATCPGAELRPVFQPLPWSHQQARTVKRGTEYQPKNLKRKRTHGWIKRISSRGGIEVILRRMLKGRKSLSH, from the exons atgaaaatgaacattttgagGCCGGCGGCGCTTCTCTTCTGTGGAGTGGGGCGGAGCTCTGGCGG GAGCGCCTTGTTGTCCCCGCTGCTCGCCACTTGCCCCGGGGCCGAGCTTAGGCCagtcttccagcctctgccctGGAGTCACCAGCAGGCCCGCACGGTCAAGAGGGGCACCGAGTATCAGCCCAAGAACCTGAAACGCAAGAGAACACACGGCTGGATCAAGAGGATCAGCAGTCGCGGTGGGATCGAGGTCATCTTGCGAAGGATGTTGAAAGGACGCAAGTCTCTGAGTCACTGA
- the LOC108921547 gene encoding DET1- and DDB1-associated protein 1-like, protein MEKADFLKGLPVYNKSNFSRFHADSVCKASNRRPSVYLPTRDFPSEQIIVTEKTNILLRYLHQQWDKKNAARKRDPEHEHTEAESSAPPRKIARTDSQEMNEDT, encoded by the exons ATGGAGAAG GCCGATTTCCTCAAGGGTCTCCCTGTCTACAACAAGAGCAATTTCAGCCGCTTCCACGCAGACTCTGTGTGCAAAGCATCG AACAGGAGACCGTCGGTGTACCTTCCGACGCGGGACTTTCCTTCGGAACAGA TCATTGTCACAGAGAAGACAAATATCCTGTTGCGCTACCTTCACCAGCAGTGGGACAAGAAG AACGCTGCGCGGAAGCGAGACCCGGAGCACGAGCACACGGAGGCGGAGAGCTCTGCACCGCCACGCAAGATTGCCAGGACCGACAGCCAGGAGATGAACGAGGACACCTAG
- the LOC108921685 gene encoding plasmalemma vesicle-associated protein-like isoform X1: MYNSSYSQARFGLEPTKLNKSKEKSCGYYMRIVFFFSSLIQSLIIISLVLFLVYGQSQQSPEEKRVQDLAQACSELHKENLLLQQHKGQLKTELNRTLSAKVLAEAELLKLRLMANMSYHNFQHIGKRLSICEQEKMSLSRRLPTGSCPGPNLLPSADMKSLQERNRHLEGLLTLVNSNFTQMVGQLRAELGDVTKERNEHRLSNINLNQQKASLEKELEIYSEKCKGDFVSSLQGINTVTKAFLNKIESFFTTGTIFHISCLAQKQYLEQIHSNCTSLSHEVETKFQHYLNQVGTTISDIQSKSSKLMVQNSRLEEDLKWCRLNSSAAATESRRSTQDLREKHDKETERLLKNQRSLYETKELLEQQLKVKNGEIALLSNQVHLLNTTLAQCIPRQLPVKPQPYVPSTFLKPGNVPFAVPGPGTATAGVNTMGPATGTGGSAQGLGAPWVNMLVGATARTGANGVPVPDQQAALHRHLKELQKYASTGSEVSG; the protein is encoded by the exons ATGTACAACAGCAGCTACTCACAGGCCCGCTTTGGCCTGGAGCCCACGAAGCTCAACAAGTCCAAGGAGAAGAGCTGTGGCTATTACATGAGGAtcgtcttcttcttctcctcactCATCCAGTcgctcatcatcatcagcctCGTGCTCTTCCTGGTGTACGGCCAGTCGCAGCAGTCGCCGGAGGAGAAGCGCGTGCAGGACCTGGCGCAGGCGTGTAGCGAGCTGCACAAGGagaacctgctgctgcagcagcacaaagGACAGCTCAAGACGGAGCTGAACCGCACGCTGAGCGCCAAGGTGCTGGCCGAAGCCGAGCTGCTCAAGCTGCGCCTCATGGCCAACATGTCCTACCACAACTTTCAGCACATCGGGAAGCGACTG TCAATCTGCGAACAGGAGAAGATGTCATTGAGCCGCCGCCTGCCGACAGGGTCGTGTCCTGGTCCGAACCTCCTGCCCT CTGCGGACATGAAGAGCCTCCAGGAGCGGAACAGGCACCTGGAAGGTCTCCTCACTCTAGTCAACAGCAACTTTACGCAAATGGTGGGCCAGCTCAGGGCGGAACTGGGCGACGTGACCAAGGAGCGCAATGAGCACCGTCTGTCCAACATCAACCTGAACCAGCAGAAGGCCTCATTGGAGAAGGAGCTGGAAATTTACAGCGAGAAATGCAAGGGGGACTTTGTGAGCTCGCTGCAGGGCATCAACACAGTGACCAAAGCTTTCCTCAACAAGATCGAGTCCTTTTTCACCACCGGCACTATTTTCCACATCTCCTGCCTAGCGCAGAAACAGTACTTGGAGCAGATCCACAGCAACTGCACAAGTCTGTCCCACGAGGTAGAGACCAAGTTCCAGCATTACCTGAACCAggtgggcaccaccatctccgACATCCAGAGCAAGAGCAGCAAGCTGATGGTGCAGAACTCGCGCCTCGAGGAGGACCTCAAGTGGTGCCGCCTCAACAGCTCGGCTGCCGCCACAGAGAGCCGCCGCAGCACGCAGGACCTTCGGGAGAAGCACGACAAGGAGACGGAGCGGCTACTCAAGAACCAGCGGAGCCTGTATGAGAccaaggagctgctggagcagcagctgaagGTGAAAAATGGAGAGATTGCCCTCCTCTCGAACCAGGTCCACTTGCTCAACACAACCCTGGCGCAGTGCATTCCCAGG CAGTTGCCAGTGAAGCCCCAGCCCTACGTACCAAGCACGTTCCTGAAGCCGGGGAACGTGCCGTTCGCAGTGCCGGGACCAGGGACAGCAACCGCCGGGGTCAATACCATGGGACCGGCGACCGGAACAGGGGGCAGCGCACAGGGACTGGGGGCGCCGTGGGTGAACATGCTGGTGGGGGCAACAGCGAGAACAGGAGCCAACGGAGTCCCGGTGCCCGATCAGCAAG CCGCGCTCCACAGACACctgaaggagctgcagaagtACGCGAGCACGGGCTCCGA AGTTTCCGGGTGA
- the LOC108921685 gene encoding plasmalemma vesicle-associated protein-like isoform X2 produces the protein MYNSSYSQARFGLEPTKLNKSKEKSCGYYMRIVFFFSSLIQSLIIISLVLFLVYGQSQQSPEEKRVQDLAQACSELHKENLLLQQHKGQLKTELNRTLSAKVLAEAELLKLRLMANMSYHNFQHIGKRLSICEQEKMSLSRRLPTGSCPGPNLLPSADMKSLQERNRHLEGLLTLVNSNFTQMVGQLRAELGDVTKERNEHRLSNINLNQQKASLEKELEIYSEKCKGDFVSSLQGINTVTKAFLNKIESFFTTGTIFHISCLAQKQYLEQIHSNCTSLSHEVETKFQHYLNQVGTTISDIQSKSSKLMVQNSRLEEDLKWCRLNSSAAATESRRSTQDLREKHDKETERLLKNQRSLYETKELLEQQLKVKNGEIALLSNQVHLLNTTLAQCIPRLPVKPQPYVPSTFLKPGNVPFAVPGPGTATAGVNTMGPATGTGGSAQGLGAPWVNMLVGATARTGANGVPVPDQQAALHRHLKELQKYASTGSEVSG, from the exons ATGTACAACAGCAGCTACTCACAGGCCCGCTTTGGCCTGGAGCCCACGAAGCTCAACAAGTCCAAGGAGAAGAGCTGTGGCTATTACATGAGGAtcgtcttcttcttctcctcactCATCCAGTcgctcatcatcatcagcctCGTGCTCTTCCTGGTGTACGGCCAGTCGCAGCAGTCGCCGGAGGAGAAGCGCGTGCAGGACCTGGCGCAGGCGTGTAGCGAGCTGCACAAGGagaacctgctgctgcagcagcacaaagGACAGCTCAAGACGGAGCTGAACCGCACGCTGAGCGCCAAGGTGCTGGCCGAAGCCGAGCTGCTCAAGCTGCGCCTCATGGCCAACATGTCCTACCACAACTTTCAGCACATCGGGAAGCGACTG TCAATCTGCGAACAGGAGAAGATGTCATTGAGCCGCCGCCTGCCGACAGGGTCGTGTCCTGGTCCGAACCTCCTGCCCT CTGCGGACATGAAGAGCCTCCAGGAGCGGAACAGGCACCTGGAAGGTCTCCTCACTCTAGTCAACAGCAACTTTACGCAAATGGTGGGCCAGCTCAGGGCGGAACTGGGCGACGTGACCAAGGAGCGCAATGAGCACCGTCTGTCCAACATCAACCTGAACCAGCAGAAGGCCTCATTGGAGAAGGAGCTGGAAATTTACAGCGAGAAATGCAAGGGGGACTTTGTGAGCTCGCTGCAGGGCATCAACACAGTGACCAAAGCTTTCCTCAACAAGATCGAGTCCTTTTTCACCACCGGCACTATTTTCCACATCTCCTGCCTAGCGCAGAAACAGTACTTGGAGCAGATCCACAGCAACTGCACAAGTCTGTCCCACGAGGTAGAGACCAAGTTCCAGCATTACCTGAACCAggtgggcaccaccatctccgACATCCAGAGCAAGAGCAGCAAGCTGATGGTGCAGAACTCGCGCCTCGAGGAGGACCTCAAGTGGTGCCGCCTCAACAGCTCGGCTGCCGCCACAGAGAGCCGCCGCAGCACGCAGGACCTTCGGGAGAAGCACGACAAGGAGACGGAGCGGCTACTCAAGAACCAGCGGAGCCTGTATGAGAccaaggagctgctggagcagcagctgaagGTGAAAAATGGAGAGATTGCCCTCCTCTCGAACCAGGTCCACTTGCTCAACACAACCCTGGCGCAGTGCATTCCCAGG TTGCCAGTGAAGCCCCAGCCCTACGTACCAAGCACGTTCCTGAAGCCGGGGAACGTGCCGTTCGCAGTGCCGGGACCAGGGACAGCAACCGCCGGGGTCAATACCATGGGACCGGCGACCGGAACAGGGGGCAGCGCACAGGGACTGGGGGCGCCGTGGGTGAACATGCTGGTGGGGGCAACAGCGAGAACAGGAGCCAACGGAGTCCCGGTGCCCGATCAGCAAG CCGCGCTCCACAGACACctgaaggagctgcagaagtACGCGAGCACGGGCTCCGA AGTTTCCGGGTGA